A region from the Microcebus murinus isolate Inina chromosome 27, M.murinus_Inina_mat1.0, whole genome shotgun sequence genome encodes:
- the SH3GL1 gene encoding endophilin-A2 isoform X1: MSVAGLKKQFYKASQLVSEKVGGAEGTKLDDDFKEMEKKVDVTSKAVTEVLTRTIEYLQPNPASRAKLTMLNTVSKIRGQVKSPGYPQPEGLLGECMIRHGKELGGESNFGDALLDAGESMKRLAEVKDSLDIEVKQNFIDPLQNLCEKDLKEIQHHLKKLEGRRLDFDYKKKRQGRIPDEELRQALEKFEESKEVAETSMHNLLETDIEQVSQLSALVDAQLDYHRQAVQILDELADKLKRRMRDTSSRPKREYKPKPREPFDLGEPEQSNGGFPCATAPKITASSSFRSSDKPIRTPSRSMPPLDQPSCKALYDFEPENDGELGFREGDVITLTNQIDENWYEGMLDGQSGFFPLSYVEVLVPLPQ; this comes from the exons CTGGTCAGCGAGAAGGTCGGAGGAGCTGAGGGGACCAAGCTGGACGATGACTTCAAAGAGATGGAGAAG AAAGTGGATGTCACCAGCAAGGCGGTGACAGAAGTGCTGACTAGAACCATCGAGTACCTGCAGCCCAACCCAG CTTCGAGGGCCAAGCTGACCATGCTCAACACCGTGTCCAAGATCCGGGGCCAGGTGAAGAGCCCCGGCTACCCGCAGCCCGAGGGCCTCCTGGGCGAGTGCATGATCCGCCACGGCAAGGAGCTGGGCGGCGAGTCCAACTTCG GCGACGCCCTGCTGGATGCCGGGGAGTCCATGAAGCGCCTGGCGGAGGTGAAGGACTCGCTGGACATAGAGGTCAAGCAGAACTTCATCGACCCCCTGCAGAACTTGTGCGAGAAGGACCTGAAGGAGATCCAG CACCACCTGAAGAAGCTGGAGGGCCGCCGCCTGGACTTCGACTACAAGAAGAAGCGGCAGGGCAGGATCCCCGACGAGGAGCTGCGCCAGGCCCTGGAGAAGTTCGAGGAGTCCAAGGAGGTGGCGGAGACCAGCATGCACAACCTGCTGGAGACCGAT ATCGAGCAGGTGAGCCAGCTCTCGGCCCTGGTGGACGCCCAGCTGGACTACCACCGCCAGGCCGTGCAGATCCTCGACGAGCTGGCCGACAAGCTCAAGCGCAG GATGCGTGACACTTCCTCACGCCCCAAGCGAGAATACAAGCCCAAGCCCCGGGAGCCCTTCGACCTCGGAGAGCCGGAGCAGTCCAACGGGGGCTTCCCCTGCGCCACAGCCCCCAAGATCACAG CTTCTTCATCTTTCCGATCTTCCGACAAGCCCATCCGGACCCCCAGCAGGAGTATGC cacccctgGACCAGCCGAGCTGCAAGGCGCTGTACGACTTCGAGCCAGAGAATGACGGGGAGCTGGGCTTCCGCGAGGGCGACGTCATCACGCTGACCAACCAGATTGACGAGAACTGGTACGAGGGCATGCTGGACGGCCAGTCGGGCTTCTTCCCCCTCAGCTACGTGGAGGTGCTGGTGCCCCTGCCTCAGTGA
- the SH3GL1 gene encoding endophilin-A2 isoform X2 produces MSVAGLKKQFYKASQLVSEKVGGAEGTKLDDDFKEMEKKVDVTSKAVTEVLTRTIEYLQPNPASRAKLTMLNTVSKIRGQVKSPGYPQPEGLLGECMIRHGKELGGESNFGDALLDAGESMKRLAEVKDSLDIEVKQNFIDPLQNLCEKDLKEIQHHLKKLEGRRLDFDYKKKRQGRIPDEELRQALEKFEESKEVAETSMHNLLETDIEQVSQLSALVDAQLDYHRQAVQILDELADKLKRRMRDTSSRPKREYKPKPREPFDLGEPEQSNGGFPCATAPKITASSSFRSSDKPIRTPSRSMPPLDQPSCKALYDFEPENDGELGFREGDVITLTNQIDENWTTGTPTLDSSTKALLRERSWAPS; encoded by the exons CTGGTCAGCGAGAAGGTCGGAGGAGCTGAGGGGACCAAGCTGGACGATGACTTCAAAGAGATGGAGAAG AAAGTGGATGTCACCAGCAAGGCGGTGACAGAAGTGCTGACTAGAACCATCGAGTACCTGCAGCCCAACCCAG CTTCGAGGGCCAAGCTGACCATGCTCAACACCGTGTCCAAGATCCGGGGCCAGGTGAAGAGCCCCGGCTACCCGCAGCCCGAGGGCCTCCTGGGCGAGTGCATGATCCGCCACGGCAAGGAGCTGGGCGGCGAGTCCAACTTCG GCGACGCCCTGCTGGATGCCGGGGAGTCCATGAAGCGCCTGGCGGAGGTGAAGGACTCGCTGGACATAGAGGTCAAGCAGAACTTCATCGACCCCCTGCAGAACTTGTGCGAGAAGGACCTGAAGGAGATCCAG CACCACCTGAAGAAGCTGGAGGGCCGCCGCCTGGACTTCGACTACAAGAAGAAGCGGCAGGGCAGGATCCCCGACGAGGAGCTGCGCCAGGCCCTGGAGAAGTTCGAGGAGTCCAAGGAGGTGGCGGAGACCAGCATGCACAACCTGCTGGAGACCGAT ATCGAGCAGGTGAGCCAGCTCTCGGCCCTGGTGGACGCCCAGCTGGACTACCACCGCCAGGCCGTGCAGATCCTCGACGAGCTGGCCGACAAGCTCAAGCGCAG GATGCGTGACACTTCCTCACGCCCCAAGCGAGAATACAAGCCCAAGCCCCGGGAGCCCTTCGACCTCGGAGAGCCGGAGCAGTCCAACGGGGGCTTCCCCTGCGCCACAGCCCCCAAGATCACAG CTTCTTCATCTTTCCGATCTTCCGACAAGCCCATCCGGACCCCCAGCAGGAGTATGC cacccctgGACCAGCCGAGCTGCAAGGCGCTGTACGACTTCGAGCCAGAGAATGACGGGGAGCTGGGCTTCCGCGAGGGCGACGTCATCACGCTGACCAACCAGATTGACGAGAACTG GACCACAGGGACCCCAACCTTAGACTCAAGCACAAAGGCCCTGCTGAGAGAACGTTCCTGGGCCCCTTCCTGA
- the MPND gene encoding MPN domain-containing protein: MAAPEPLSPAGGAGEEAPEEDEDEAEAEDPERPAGAGGGRSGGGGGGAAGAAGCGGPGSALTRRAVTLRVLLKDALLEPGAGVLSIYYLGKKFMGDLQPDGRIVWQETGQVFNSPSAWATHCKKLVNPAKKSGCGWASVKYKGQKLDKYKAVWLRRHQLHMPTAAADESPASEGEEEELLMEEDEEEVLAGVSAEDKSRRPPGKGPLEPAHPEAVPSGKRVENKLRVPVRYCMLGSRDSARNPHTLVEVTSFAAINKFQPFNVAVSSNVLFLLDFHSHLTRSEVVGYLGGRWDINSQMLTVLRAFPCRSRLGDADTAAAIEEEIYQSLLLRGLSLVGWYHSHPHGPALPSLQDIDAQMDYQLRLQGSSNGFQPCLALLCSPYYSGNPGPESKIAPFWVMPPPEQRPSDYGIPMDVEMAYVQDSFLTNDILHEMMLLVEFYKGAPDLVRFQEPWDQEHTYLDKLKISLASRTPKDQGLCHVLEQVYGALKQGS; this comes from the exons aTGGCTG CTCCGGAGCCGCTGTCcccggcgggcggcgcgggcgagGAGGCGCCGGAGGAGGACGAGGACGAGGCGGAGGCCGAGGACCCCGAGCggccggcgggcgcgggcggcgggcgcagcggcggcggcggcggcggggccgcgGGGGCGGCGGGCTGCGGCGGGCCTGGGAGCGCGCTCACCCGGCGCGCGGTCACGCTGCGGGTGCTCCTCAAGGACGCGCTGCTGGAGCCGGGCGCCGGGGTGCTGTCCATCTACTACCTG GGCAAGAAGTTCATGGGCGACCTACAGCCAGATGGGAGGATCGTGTGGCAGGAAACCGGCCAGGTCTTCAACTCACCCAGCGCCTGGGCCACCCACTGCAAGAAGCTCGTGAATCCCGCCAAGAAGTCGGGCTGCGGCTGGGCCTCTGTCAAGTACAAGGGCCAGAAACTGGACAAGTACAAGGCTGTCTGGCTGCGGCGGCACCAGCTCCACATGCCCACGGCTGCTGCTGATGAG aGCCCGGCCAgcgaaggggaggaggaggagctgctgatggaggaggatgaagaggaggtTCTGGCGGGGGTCTCGGCGGAGGACAAGAGCCGGAGGCCACCTGGGAAGGGCCCGTTGGAACCTGCCCACCCAG AGGCCGTGCCCTCGGGGAAGCGGGTGGAAAACAAACTCCGCGTGCCGGTCCGCTACTGCATGCTGGGCAGTCGCGACTCCGCCAG GAACCCCCACACCCTGGTGGAAGTAACGTCCTTCGCGGCCATCAACAAGTTCCAGCCGTTCAACGTGGCGGTCTCCAGCAACGTGCTGTTCCTGCTG gacTTCCACAGTCACCTGACGCGGAGTGAGGTCGTGGGTTACCTGGGGGGCCGCTGGGACATCAACAGCCAGA TGCTCACTGTGCTGCGAGCCTTCCCCTGTCGCAGCCGGCTCGGGGACGCGGACACCGCGGCCGCCAttgaggaggag ATCTACCAGAGCCTGCTCCTGCGCGGCCTGTCCCTGGTCGGCTGGTACCACAGCCACCCGCACGGCCCGGCGCTGCCCTCGCTGCAGGACATCGACGCGCAGATGGACTACCAGCTGCGGCTGCAGGGCTCCAGCAACGGCTTCCAGCCCTGCCTCGCGCTGCTGTGCT cCCCTTACTACTCCGGCAACCCGGGCCCCGAGTCCAAGATCGCGCCCTTCTGGGTGATGCCTCCTCCCGAG CAAAGGCCGAGTGACTACGGCATCCCCATGGACGTGGAGATGGCCTACGTCCAGGACAGCTTCCTGACTAACGACATCCTCCACGAGATG ATGCTGCTGGTGGAGTTCTACAAGGGCGCCCCTGACCTGGTGAGGTTCCAGGAGCCCTGGGACCAGGAGCACACCTACCTCGACAAGCTCAAG ATCTCCTTGGCCAGCAGGACGCCCAAGGACCAGGGTCTGTGCCACGTGCTGGAGCAGGTGTACGGCGCCCTCAAGCAGGGCAGCTGA